Proteins from one Panicum virgatum strain AP13 chromosome 7K, P.virgatum_v5, whole genome shotgun sequence genomic window:
- the LOC120642324 gene encoding non-specific lipid-transfer protein C6-like: protein MAPAPALRVALLLLAVSVAGVHAQAGGSGSTATCSTDLFRLLPCLPYVEGSVAAPADTCCANLGSMVHDEPQCLCQALSNPSAAPVAVDMTRVMAMPRLCRLDLPSAAGACAVSGLLPPGTTPPPPAAIVPRPNANSTAASTLTPATRTPATPRMTPSPWVSSQMPRYSSGSKVVVDGFSVALGFVALIPVLAF from the exons GCTCCTGCGCTCCGcgtcgcgctgctgctgctggcggtgtccgtcgccggcgtccacgcgcaggccggcggcagcggcagcaccgCCACCTGCAGCACCGACCTGTTCCGCCTCCTCCCATGCCTGCCCTACGTCGAGGGCtccgtcgccgcgccggcggaCACCTGCTGCGCCAACCTGGGCAGCATGGTGCACGACGAGCCGCAGTGCCTCTGCCAGGCGCTCAGCAACCCCAGCGCGGCCCCCGTCGCCGTCGACATGACACGCGTGATGGCGATGCCCCGGCTCTGCCGCCTCGACCTCCCGTCTGCTGCTGGCGCCTGCGCAG TTTCAGGGCTTCTTCCGCCCGgaacaacgccgccgccgccggcggcgatcgtTCCACGCCCAAACGCGAACTCCACTGCCGCATCGACCCtcacgccggcgacgaggacgccggcgACACCACGTATGACACCGTCACCGTGGGTGAGCAGCCAGATGCCACGATATAGCAGTGGGTCCAAGGTGGTAGTCGATGGCTTCTCTGTCGCACTTGGTTTTGTGGCACTGATTCCAGTCCTCGCTTTCTGA
- the LOC120642323 gene encoding uncharacterized protein LOC120642323 isoform X1, with the protein MAAPPSPALCSASPCRVATRLAPPASSRAGAASRLLVSSGGCCCRGAQGSSGLRRLVARPPVPFAARRGGGRGEVAAEDGDGTRALLQAALWGAEAAYILWLFLLPYAPVRAGDPVWAISHATISDLIGLSLNFFFILPLLNSAGVHLLESPVLHPMAEGLFNFVIAWTLMFAPLLFTDSRRDRYKGSLDILWGFQMFLTNTFLIPYMAIRLNDPDTDKSPPPRSQLGSVMVKGAQVVGAVGGAVCILSIVWALFGRADAGFGDIAERWEYVQNYVFSERLAYAFLWDILLYSIFQPWLIGDNIQNVKADATEFVNVVKFIPVVGLVAYLFCLEKED; encoded by the exons atggcggcgccgcccaGCCCCGCCCTCTGCAGCGCCTCCCCCTGTCGCGTCGCCACCCGCCTCGCCCCTCCAGCGTCGTCGCGGGCCGGTGCCGCGTCGCGGCTGCTGGTCTCgtccggcggctgctgctgccgcggcgcgcaagggagctccgggctgagGCGCTTGGTGGCTCGGCCCCCCGTGCCGTTCGCggccaggcgcggcggcggccgcggcgaggtggCCGCGGAGGATGGAGACGGCACGCGCGCGCTGCTCCAGGCGGCGCTCTGGGGCGCCGAGGCGGCCTACATACTCtggctcttcctcctcccttacGCGCCGGTCCGTGCT GGTGACCCGGTGTGGGCAATCTCCCATGCTACCATCAGCGACCTCATCGGCCTCTCGCTCAATTTCTTCTTCATCCTTCCCCTGCTCAACTCCG CTGGCGTTCACCTGTTGGAGTCCCCAGTGCTTCACCCT ATGGCAGAAGGATTGTTCAACTTTGTGATCGCTTGGACGCTGATGTTTGCTCCGCTGCTCTTCACGGATTCTAGGAGGGATCGGTACAAGGGATCGCTGGACATCTTGTGGGGCTTTCAGATGTTCCTCACAAACA CTTTCTTGATACCTTACATGGCAATCCGACTGAATGACCCGGATACCGACAAGTCCCCACCACCAAGGTCACAGTTGGGTTCAGTTATGGTTAAAGGTGCACAGGTTGTGGGCGCCGTCGGCGGGGCGGTCTGCATTCTGTCCATTGTTTGGGCGCTCTTTGGCCGTGCAGATGCTGGTTTTGGAGACATCGCGGAACGGTGGGAGTATGTGCAGAATTATGTGTTCTCGGAGCGGCTCGCCTACGCGTTCCTCTGGGACATTTTGCTGTACTCAATTTTTCAGCCGTGGTTGATCGGAGACAACATTCAGAACGTGAAGGCGGATGCTACTGAGTTTGTGAATGTTGTGAAATTCATCCCCGTTGTAGGCCTGGTTGCCTACCTCTTCTGCTTAGAGAAAGAGGACTAG
- the LOC120642323 gene encoding uncharacterized protein LOC120642323 isoform X2 has protein sequence MAAPPSPALCSASPCRVATRLAPPASSRAGAASRLLVSSGGCCCRGAQGSSGLRRLVARPPVPFAARRGGGRGEVAAEDGDGTRALLQAALWGAEAAYILWLFLLPYAPGDPVWAISHATISDLIGLSLNFFFILPLLNSAGVHLLESPVLHPMAEGLFNFVIAWTLMFAPLLFTDSRRDRYKGSLDILWGFQMFLTNTFLIPYMAIRLNDPDTDKSPPPRSQLGSVMVKGAQVVGAVGGAVCILSIVWALFGRADAGFGDIAERWEYVQNYVFSERLAYAFLWDILLYSIFQPWLIGDNIQNVKADATEFVNVVKFIPVVGLVAYLFCLEKED, from the exons atggcggcgccgcccaGCCCCGCCCTCTGCAGCGCCTCCCCCTGTCGCGTCGCCACCCGCCTCGCCCCTCCAGCGTCGTCGCGGGCCGGTGCCGCGTCGCGGCTGCTGGTCTCgtccggcggctgctgctgccgcggcgcgcaagggagctccgggctgagGCGCTTGGTGGCTCGGCCCCCCGTGCCGTTCGCggccaggcgcggcggcggccgcggcgaggtggCCGCGGAGGATGGAGACGGCACGCGCGCGCTGCTCCAGGCGGCGCTCTGGGGCGCCGAGGCGGCCTACATACTCtggctcttcctcctcccttacGCGCCG GGTGACCCGGTGTGGGCAATCTCCCATGCTACCATCAGCGACCTCATCGGCCTCTCGCTCAATTTCTTCTTCATCCTTCCCCTGCTCAACTCCG CTGGCGTTCACCTGTTGGAGTCCCCAGTGCTTCACCCT ATGGCAGAAGGATTGTTCAACTTTGTGATCGCTTGGACGCTGATGTTTGCTCCGCTGCTCTTCACGGATTCTAGGAGGGATCGGTACAAGGGATCGCTGGACATCTTGTGGGGCTTTCAGATGTTCCTCACAAACA CTTTCTTGATACCTTACATGGCAATCCGACTGAATGACCCGGATACCGACAAGTCCCCACCACCAAGGTCACAGTTGGGTTCAGTTATGGTTAAAGGTGCACAGGTTGTGGGCGCCGTCGGCGGGGCGGTCTGCATTCTGTCCATTGTTTGGGCGCTCTTTGGCCGTGCAGATGCTGGTTTTGGAGACATCGCGGAACGGTGGGAGTATGTGCAGAATTATGTGTTCTCGGAGCGGCTCGCCTACGCGTTCCTCTGGGACATTTTGCTGTACTCAATTTTTCAGCCGTGGTTGATCGGAGACAACATTCAGAACGTGAAGGCGGATGCTACTGAGTTTGTGAATGTTGTGAAATTCATCCCCGTTGTAGGCCTGGTTGCCTACCTCTTCTGCTTAGAGAAAGAGGACTAG
- the LOC120642325 gene encoding lysine histidine transporter-like 6 codes for MVSSSSVLPKVVDDAADQATPRRAKWWYVTFHNVTAMVGAGVLSLPYAMAHLGWGPGAAALLASWGITLYTLWLLIQLHECVPGVRFDRLRDLGAHALGPRLGPWVVVPQQLIVQLGCDMVYMVTGGSCLQKFAESACPTCAPLHRSYWICIFGSSQFLLSQLPNLDAITAVSFLAAAMSLSYSTISWAACVARGPVSGVSYAYKGGTAADSTFRVFGALGQVAFAYAGHGVVLEIQATIPSTPTKPSRAPMWKGTVAAYLVTAACYFPVALVGYWAFDRDVGDNVLVALQRPPWLVAAANMMVVIHVLGSYQVYAMPIFETMETILITRFRVPQGWLLRLVARSAYVAFTLFIAVTFPFFGDLLGFFGGFGFTPTSYFLPCILWLKIKKPPRFSASWLANWGCIVVGVLLMLASTIGGLRSIIQDASTFQFYS; via the exons ATGGTCTCCTCTTCGTCAGTTCTTCCCAAG GTGGTCGATGACGCGGCAGATCAGGCCACCCCTCGCCGCGCCAAGTGGTGGTACGTGACGTTCCACAACGTCACCGCCATGGTCGGCGCCGGCGTGCTCAGCCTGCCCTACGCCATGGCGCACCTAGGATG GGgccccggggcggcggcgctgctggcgtCGTGGGGGATCACGCTCTACACGCTGTGGCTGCTGATCCAGCTGCACGAGTGCGTCCCCGGCGTGCGGTTCGACCGGCTCCGCGACCTCGGCGCGCACGCGCTGGGCCCGCGCCTGGGCCCCTGGGTGGTCGTGCCGCAGCAGCTCATCGTGCAGCTCGGCTGCGACATGGTGTACATGGTCACGGGCGGCAGCTGCCTCCAGAAGTTCGCCGAGTCCGCGTGCCCGACCTGCGCGCCGCTGCACCGGTCCTACTGGATCTGCATCTTCGGCTCCTCCCAGTTCCTGCTCTCCCAGCTCCCGAACCTCGACGCCATCACCGCCGtctccttcctcgccgccgccatgtcgCTCAGCTACTCGACCATCTCGTGGGCGGCGTGCGTGGCGCGCGGCCCCGTGAGCGGGGTGAGCTACGCGTACaagggcggcacggcggcggactCGACGTTCCGGGTGTTCGGCGCGCTGGGGCAGGTGGCGTTCGCGTACGCGGGGCACGGCGTGGTGCTGGAGATCCAGGCCACCATCCCGTCCACGCCCACCAAGCCGTCCcgggcgcccatgtggaagggCACCGTCGCCGCGTACCTCGTCACCGCGGCGTGCTACTTCCCCGTCGCGCTCGTCGGGTACTGGGCGTTCGACCGCGACGTCGGCGACAACGTCCTCGTGGCGCTGCAGCGGCCGCCCtggctcgtcgccgccgccaacaTGATGGTCGTCATCCATGTCCTCGGAAGCTACCAG GTGTACGCGATGCCAATATTCGAAACCATGGAGACGATTCTGATCACGAGATTCAGGGTGCCTCAAGGATGGCTCCTCCGTCTCGTGGCTCGATCGGCTTATGTCG CATTCACGCTGTTCATCGCGGTGACATTCCCGTTCTTCGGCGACCTCCTCGGCTTCTTCGGAGGGTTTGGGTTCACGCCGACGTCCTACTTC CTCCCCTGCATTCTgtggctcaagatcaagaagcCGCCGAGGTTCAGCGCGTCCTGGCTCGCCAACTGG GGCTGCATCGTCGTCGGAGTGCTGCTGATGCTTGCGTCCACCATCGGCGGGCTACGGAGCATCATCCAGGACGCGTCGACGTTCCAGTTCTACTCCTGA
- the LOC120642326 gene encoding 14-3-3-like protein GF14-6, protein MASAELSREENVYMAKLAEQAERYEEMVEFMEKVAKTVDSEELTVEERNLLSVAYKNVIGARRASWRIISSIEQKEEGRGNEDRVTLIKDYRGKIETELTKICDGILKLLESHLVPSSTAPESKVFYLKMKGDYYRYLAEFKTGAERKDAAENTMVAYKAAQDIALAELPPTHPIRLGLALNFSVFYYEILNSPDRACSLAKQAFDEAISELDTLSEESYKDSTLIMQLLRDNLTLWTSDISEDPAEEIREPLKHDSSEGQ, encoded by the exons ATGGCATCAGCGGAGCTTTCCCGTGAGGAGAATGTGTACATGGCCAAGCTCGCTGAGCAGGCTGAGAGGTACGAGGAGATGGTTGAGTTCATGGAGAAGGTAGCCAAGACTGTTGACTCAGAGGAGCTCACTGTCGAGGAGCGCAACCTCCTTTCTGTTGCGTACAAGAATGTCATTGGAGCCCGCCGTGCTTCGTGGCGCATCATCTCCTCGATTGAGCAGAAGGAGGAGGGCCGAGGCAATGAGGACCGTGTAACACTCATCAAGGACTACCGTGGCAAGATTGAGACTGAGCTCACCAAGATCTGTGATGGCATCCTCAAGCTGCTCGAGTCCCACCTTGTGCCCTCATCCACTGCCCCCGAGTCCAAGGTCTTCTACCTCAAGATGAAGGGTGACTACTACAG ATACCTTGCTGAGTTCAAGACTGGGGCTGAGAGAAAGGATGCTGCTGAGAATACCATGGTGGCATACAAGGCTGCCCAG GACATTGCTTTGGCTGAGCTACCTCCAACTCACCCTATTAGGCTTGGCTTGGCACTTAACTTCTCAGTGTTCTACTATGAGATTCTCAACTCACCTGATCGTGCCTGCAGTCTTGCAAAGCAG GCTTTTGATGAGGCCATCTCGGAGCTGGACACCCTGAGCGAGGAGTCCTACAAGGACAGCACTTTGATCATGCAGCTCCTTCGTGATAACTTGACCCTATGGACATCCGACATCTCG GAGGACCCTGCTGAGGAGATCAGGGAGCCGCTGAAGCATGACTCGAGCGAGGGGCAGTGA
- the LOC120642327 gene encoding uncharacterized protein LOC120642327: MHSARPPTMGDRASEELERRSRYLSALVRRTRLADPPQPEPEPEVAEGAKADAAVPGLKAAARVGEEGKGGKEEGETKAKERAAVTAKAKGEGKKVVVCVRAADMALPLQRRAVRIAVEAVAAMPRLETKRLALALKKDFDTTYGPAWHCIVGTSFGSYVTHSLGGFLYFSVDKVYILLFRTAVEPLTHPQ, encoded by the exons ATGCACTCCGCGCGTCCGCCGACCATGGGCGACCGGGCATCCGAGGAGCTCGAGCGCCGCAGCCGCTACCTCAGCGCGCTCGTCCGCCGCACCAGGCTCGCCGACCCGCcccagccggagccggagccggaggtaGCGGAGGGGGCGAAGGCGGATGCCGCGGTGCCGGGgctgaaggcggcggcgcgcgtgggtgaggaggggaagggagggaaggaggagggggagacCAAGGCGAAGGAGAGAGCGGCCGTGACGGCGAAGGCGAAGGGGGAGGGGAAGAAGGTGGTGGTGTGCGTGCGCGCCGCGGACATGGCGCTGCCGCTGCAGCGGCGCGCCGTCCGGATCGCCGTcgaggccgtcgccgccatgcCGCGGCTCGAGACGAAGCGCCTCGCGCTCGCGCTCAAGAAG GACTTTGATACAACATATGGGCCTGCCTGGCACTGCATTGTCGGCACAAGCTTTGGTTCCTATGTCACTCACTCCTTGGGGGGTTTCTTGTACTTCTCAGTTGACAAGGTCTACATTCTACTGTTCAGAACCGCCGTCGAGCCACTCACCCATCCACAATGA